Proteins found in one Amycolatopsis umgeniensis genomic segment:
- a CDS encoding DUF2716 domain-containing protein, with translation MNNAWEAVSRVADEPAWYWVYDKLAFWPSTYAHAWPGFREPAPSVAWDLAPGGLDRSTAEFRHGPYAVEQNDVARVALSALKECVAEDEWVWVLHWQHQSYRFYPHRHAALDPWPVPVFPRTDYHLFLANDFRFGTLGHPWERTLCVYGEKLVPAFEKHGERVFKNALRRNGAPAALAG, from the coding sequence GTGAACAACGCTTGGGAAGCCGTCTCCAGGGTCGCAGATGAGCCGGCTTGGTACTGGGTCTACGACAAGCTCGCGTTCTGGCCGAGTACGTACGCGCACGCGTGGCCGGGCTTCCGTGAGCCCGCTCCGTCCGTCGCGTGGGATCTCGCGCCCGGGGGACTGGACAGGTCGACGGCCGAGTTCAGGCACGGCCCGTACGCCGTCGAGCAGAACGACGTCGCCCGTGTCGCGCTCTCGGCGTTGAAGGAGTGTGTCGCCGAGGACGAGTGGGTCTGGGTGTTGCACTGGCAGCACCAGTCGTACCGCTTCTACCCGCATCGGCACGCCGCGCTCGACCCGTGGCCGGTCCCGGTGTTCCCGCGTACGGACTATCACCTGTTCCTGGCGAACGACTTCCGCTTCGGCACGCTCGGGCATCCCTGGGAACGGACCTTGTGCGTCTACGGCGAGAAGCTCGTGCCCGCCTTCGAGAAGCACGGCGAGAGGGTCTTCAAGAACGCGCTCCGGCGCAACGGCGCGCCTGCCGCGTTGGCGGGCTGA
- a CDS encoding Imm7 family immunity protein, whose protein sequence is MFEYHGWVTIQASPSGDDDAALLERIVERVHRAVRDFDDGDLVDLRWAAGVPVLHLGGMDKHGTAIAPELVDLFTRVGDLAPGSYGLLHVWDDQDPAHDNEFKVYRMARGLVTERGDDHLSPVSPTVIDGYEI, encoded by the coding sequence GTGTTCGAATATCACGGGTGGGTGACCATCCAAGCGAGCCCTTCCGGCGACGATGACGCGGCGCTGCTCGAGCGCATCGTCGAGCGGGTGCACCGCGCCGTCCGCGATTTCGACGACGGCGATCTGGTGGACCTGCGCTGGGCCGCCGGGGTGCCGGTGCTGCATCTGGGCGGGATGGACAAACACGGCACGGCGATCGCGCCCGAGCTGGTGGACCTGTTCACCCGCGTCGGCGACCTCGCGCCCGGTTCGTACGGTCTCCTGCACGTCTGGGACGACCAGGATCCCGCGCACGACAACGAATTCAAGGTGTACCGGATGGCACGCGGCCTGGTCACCGAACGCGGCGACGACCACCTGTCCCCGGTCTCGCCCACCGTG